One Halobaculum sp. CBA1158 DNA segment encodes these proteins:
- the prs gene encoding ribose-phosphate diphosphokinase: MIVPGSASQALSAALADETGHRLAVPEFDRFPDGETCASVPGFDGGEAVVVAATEGNDALVELLQLQDAVREAGASAVTTVLPYMGYARQDRAFEPGEPVSARAVARAVSTGTDRVVLVTPHEPDVAEFFDAPVEVVEAAPALAEPLPADLTEPLFLGPDASAEGLAGAVRDAYGDGETDFFEKERDYDTGDVTVTPSDASVAGRDVVIVDDIVATGSTMSEAVAALRERDAGDVYAACVHGMLARNARTKLAAAGVERVVATDTLERAESAVSVAPPVADVL; this comes from the coding sequence ATGATCGTTCCAGGGTCCGCCTCACAGGCGCTCTCGGCCGCGCTCGCCGACGAGACCGGGCACCGGCTCGCAGTACCCGAATTCGACCGCTTTCCCGACGGCGAGACGTGTGCCTCGGTTCCCGGCTTCGACGGCGGCGAGGCCGTCGTCGTCGCCGCGACCGAGGGCAACGACGCGCTCGTGGAGTTGCTCCAGCTGCAGGACGCCGTCCGCGAGGCCGGCGCGAGCGCGGTCACGACCGTCCTCCCGTACATGGGATACGCCCGCCAGGACCGCGCGTTCGAGCCCGGGGAGCCCGTCTCCGCCCGGGCGGTCGCGCGCGCGGTCTCGACCGGCACCGACCGCGTCGTGCTCGTGACCCCCCACGAGCCGGACGTGGCCGAGTTCTTCGACGCGCCCGTCGAGGTGGTCGAGGCCGCGCCGGCGCTCGCGGAGCCGCTTCCCGCCGACCTGACCGAGCCGCTGTTCCTCGGGCCCGACGCCTCCGCGGAGGGGCTGGCGGGTGCCGTCCGCGACGCCTACGGCGACGGCGAGACGGACTTCTTCGAGAAGGAGCGCGACTACGACACCGGCGACGTGACCGTCACGCCAAGCGACGCGAGCGTCGCGGGCCGGGACGTGGTCATCGTCGACGACATCGTCGCCACCGGGTCGACGATGAGCGAGGCGGTCGCGGCGCTTCGCGAGCGCGACGCCGGCGACGTGTACGCCGCCTGCGTCCACGGGATGCTGGCGAGGAACGCTCGGACGAAGCTCGCCGCCGCGGGCGTCGAGCGCGTCGTCGCGACCGACACCTTAGAGCGCGCAGAGAGCGCGGTGTCGGTCGCGCCGCCGGTCGCCGACGTCCTGTGA
- a CDS encoding HIT family protein encodes MTDDCIFCSIVAGDIPARTVAETDEALAFLDANPMSPGHTLVIPKAHRSRVADLSVEESRAVFDLVHELAPEIAAAVDADAHTIGVNDGPDAGQEVPHAHVHVIPRFADDDGGPIHVAAGSRPDLSDDELDAIASSISGE; translated from the coding sequence ATGACCGACGACTGTATCTTCTGTTCGATCGTCGCGGGCGACATCCCCGCCCGCACCGTCGCCGAGACCGACGAGGCGCTCGCGTTCCTCGACGCGAACCCGATGAGCCCCGGCCACACGCTCGTCATCCCGAAGGCACACCGAAGCCGGGTCGCCGACCTGAGCGTCGAGGAGTCCCGGGCGGTCTTCGATCTCGTCCACGAACTCGCGCCCGAGATAGCCGCCGCCGTCGACGCCGACGCCCACACCATCGGCGTCAACGACGGCCCCGACGCCGGCCAGGAGGTGCCGCACGCGCACGTCCACGTCATCCCGCGCTTCGCCGACGACGACGGCGGGCCGATCCACGTCGCCGCCGGCTCCCGCCCCGACCTCTCGGACGACGAACTCGACGCGATCGCCTCGTCTATTTCCGGGGAATAG
- a CDS encoding AAA family ATPase: MILAVAGGKGGVGKSTLAYNLGAALDALVVDADLAMANLPGGRERGPDLHDVLAGRADPTEAIRPGQVDLLPCGRSLSGARLADVRRLREAVAVPGYDRVVIDSPAGLRADAGVPLAISEACVLAASPARWALADAMAARELARELDCGLAAVALNRVVEEPPTRAVGRALGAQATAVPADPRLARSIPREEPVVDAAPSSSAARAVGALARAVRRCGLE, translated from the coding sequence GTGATCCTCGCCGTCGCGGGCGGGAAGGGCGGCGTCGGGAAGTCGACGCTCGCGTACAACCTCGGGGCCGCGCTGGACGCGCTCGTCGTCGACGCCGACCTCGCGATGGCGAACCTCCCGGGCGGCCGCGAGCGCGGGCCGGACCTCCACGACGTGCTGGCCGGCCGCGCCGACCCGACGGAGGCGATCCGGCCCGGGCAGGTCGACCTGCTCCCGTGCGGTCGGTCGCTGTCCGGGGCGCGCCTCGCCGACGTGCGCCGTCTGCGCGAGGCGGTCGCGGTCCCCGGGTACGACCGCGTCGTGATCGACTCGCCGGCCGGGCTTCGGGCGGACGCCGGGGTGCCGCTGGCGATCTCGGAGGCGTGCGTGCTCGCGGCGTCGCCGGCGCGGTGGGCGCTCGCCGACGCGATGGCGGCGCGGGAGCTGGCGCGGGAACTGGACTGCGGGCTGGCTGCGGTGGCGCTCAACCGCGTCGTCGAGGAGCCCCCGACGCGCGCGGTCGGACGGGCGCTCGGCGCGCAGGCGACCGCGGTTCCGGCGGATCCGCGGCTCGCGCGGTCGATACCGAGGGAAGAGCCGGTCGTCGACGCCGCGCCGTCGTCGTCGGCCGCGCGGGCGGTCGGGGCGCTCGCGAGGGCCGTGCGACGCTGCGGACTCGAGTAG
- a CDS encoding ParA family protein codes for MTEIRTLALVGSVGGAGTTRTAVECAAALARAGRDVAVLDAAYATQGLSEFVAGRIDPDVTELCLDPDRPLATGLYDLAHDPGVEGRIALAPARAPFERVARAKAPAAARAFEERVREAVDEFEYAIVDAPPIASNQAVAAVHAVDRVALVAPATDHGAAGRNRQRDALDDVDAPDGEPLDVAVGATAGDAEADATIPEADGGPAIRPAALGEDRAAAGVVAATETLFGRDLGLDPERDGVADRVRAGVERVRGGRD; via the coding sequence ATGACCGAGATTCGAACGCTCGCGCTCGTCGGGAGCGTCGGCGGCGCGGGAACGACGCGAACCGCCGTGGAGTGCGCCGCCGCGCTCGCGCGGGCCGGCCGCGACGTCGCCGTGCTCGACGCCGCCTACGCGACCCAGGGGCTGAGCGAGTTCGTCGCCGGACGGATCGACCCCGACGTGACCGAACTGTGCCTCGACCCCGACCGACCCCTCGCGACCGGACTGTACGACCTCGCGCACGACCCCGGCGTCGAGGGGCGGATCGCGCTCGCGCCGGCGCGCGCCCCGTTCGAGCGCGTCGCCCGTGCGAAAGCGCCCGCGGCCGCACGGGCCTTCGAGGAGCGCGTCCGCGAGGCGGTCGACGAGTTCGAGTACGCGATCGTCGACGCCCCGCCGATCGCGTCGAATCAGGCGGTCGCGGCCGTCCACGCCGTCGACCGGGTCGCACTCGTCGCGCCCGCGACCGACCACGGCGCGGCCGGGCGGAACAGACAGCGCGACGCCCTCGATGACGTGGACGCGCCCGACGGCGAACCCCTGGACGTCGCCGTCGGTGCGACCGCCGGCGACGCCGAGGCCGACGCGACGATCCCGGAGGCCGACGGCGGACCCGCGATCCGACCGGCCGCGCTGGGCGAGGACCGCGCCGCCGCCGGCGTCGTCGCCGCGACCGAGACGCTGTTCGGGAGGGATCTGGGGCTCGATCCGGAACGGGATGGCGTCGCCGACCGGGTGCGGGCGGGCGTCGAGCGCGTCCGCGGCGGTCGAGACTGA
- a CDS encoding uracil-DNA glycosylase: MTREFEGPDIDHPDPDDRLVLDPGCVRCPELVDSRTRISWGNGPRDASVAVVGEAPGAGDPDAEAWQGGNHTGCAYTSRHSGRRIRRLMAEVGYSDDCFYTNAVKCHPEGDRDPTDGELANCRGHLAAELEAVDPAVVVTTGKHATATLLAFEGIELDGFLDRVCDPVDCPTLGVTCLPILHPSYQEVWLSRLDLSEERYRERITAHLP, from the coding sequence GTGACGCGTGAGTTCGAGGGACCCGATATCGACCACCCCGACCCCGACGACCGCCTCGTGCTCGACCCCGGGTGCGTGCGGTGCCCCGAACTCGTCGACTCCAGGACTCGCATCTCGTGGGGGAACGGTCCCCGAGACGCGAGCGTCGCGGTCGTGGGCGAGGCACCCGGCGCGGGCGACCCCGACGCCGAGGCGTGGCAGGGCGGCAATCACACCGGCTGTGCGTACACGTCGCGCCACTCCGGGCGGCGGATCCGCCGGCTCATGGCCGAGGTTGGCTACAGCGACGACTGCTTCTACACGAACGCCGTGAAGTGCCATCCCGAGGGGGACCGCGACCCGACGGACGGCGAACTCGCGAACTGTCGCGGTCACCTCGCGGCCGAACTGGAAGCCGTCGACCCCGCTGTCGTCGTCACCACCGGTAAACACGCGACGGCGACGCTGCTGGCGTTCGAGGGGATCGAACTCGACGGCTTCCTCGACCGCGTCTGCGACCCGGTCGACTGTCCGACGCTCGGGGTGACGTGTCTGCCGATCCTGCATCCGAGCTATCAGGAGGTGTGGCTCTCGCGATTGGACCTGAGCGAGGAGCGGTACCGCGAGCGGATCACGGCGCACCTGCCGTGA
- a CDS encoding transcription initiation factor IIB family protein, giving the protein MATSTATCPECEGRVRADGDETVCRDCGLVVAEDRIDRGPEWRSFADDDRDPRRTGAPLTRSRHDRGLSTEIGRTRVKGRKRRQWARMRRQHTRARISSKRDRNRVYGFTEIRRLVSAAGLPESLRDQACTLFESAQDADLLRGRSLEGFAAACVYVACRVTGVSRTRGELVADAKADADELRAAFDAMNRELGLPVGPIDPAEYLPRFATELDLAIDVERDAREYLDLAADLGLTNGRNPGGVAGACLYLAARDADADCTQAAAADVADVTPVTLRSSVVDLRENRTE; this is encoded by the coding sequence ATGGCAACGAGCACGGCGACGTGTCCGGAGTGCGAGGGACGAGTGCGCGCGGACGGCGACGAGACCGTGTGTCGAGACTGCGGACTCGTCGTCGCGGAGGACCGGATCGACCGCGGGCCAGAGTGGCGGAGCTTCGCCGACGACGACCGCGACCCACGACGCACGGGGGCACCGTTGACCCGCTCGCGCCACGACCGCGGGCTCTCGACGGAGATCGGGCGCACCCGGGTCAAGGGACGCAAGCGCCGGCAGTGGGCCCGCATGCGCCGCCAGCACACACGGGCGCGGATCTCCAGCAAGCGCGACCGCAACCGCGTGTACGGCTTCACCGAGATCCGCCGGCTCGTCTCGGCGGCGGGCCTGCCCGAGTCGCTCAGGGATCAGGCGTGTACGCTGTTCGAGTCGGCCCAGGACGCCGACCTCCTGCGCGGGCGCTCGCTGGAGGGGTTCGCGGCCGCCTGCGTGTACGTCGCCTGCCGCGTCACCGGCGTCTCGCGCACCCGCGGAGAGCTCGTCGCGGACGCGAAGGCCGACGCCGACGAACTGCGCGCCGCCTTCGACGCGATGAACCGCGAGTTGGGACTCCCGGTCGGGCCGATCGATCCCGCCGAGTACCTCCCGCGGTTCGCCACGGAGCTGGATCTGGCGATCGACGTGGAGCGCGACGCCCGCGAGTACCTCGACCTCGCCGCGGATCTGGGGCTCACGAACGGCCGCAACCCCGGCGGCGTCGCCGGCGCGTGTCTGTATCTCGCCGCCCGCGACGCCGACGCCGACTGCACGCAGGCGGCCGCCGCCGACGTGGCCGACGTGACGCCCGTCACCCTCCGGTCGTCGGTCGTCGATCTCCGGGAGAACCGGACGGAGTAA